TCAATATCTTCGGGTTCATGACTGTTGTTCTCCTGCTATTCCTGAGCCATAACGATCTTCAGAAAACAACATTTTTTGTCTGTCTCCTGATATCTATAATAAACGCGTTTATTCAGTCCGGCTTCTTGTATATCATCCTCAATCACAGGTGCCATCGTATCTTTTTGGAATATAGCGATAGCGACGATGCTTCCATTGAAACTCTGCGGATCAGGATGCTCCGAAGTAATCTGTTAATCACCAGCATCTTGACCAACGGAGCGCCGCCGGTAATCATTTTGTTAGCCATTTTTATCTACAACAATAATCAGGCCGACCCGGGAAAACAAGTCCCGATATTTCTATTCTTCGCCATCGTGGCGTTCGTGGGAATCCCCGCGTTTATATTTCAAGCCCTCTATTCGAGAATGGCGATCGATAGGATTGCATCCCCCGATTCGGTAATTCCCGAAGCGATCAGTAAAATAGAGTTCTCCAAAGACGTCATCAGGAAATACGACATCAGCCGTCGTGAAGAGGACATTATCAAGATGGTGGCGAGAGGGCTCTCGAATAAGGATATTGCTAAGGAACTTTTCATATCCATTTTTACCGTGAAGAATCACCTGTTCCATATTTATAAGAAGCTGGACGTGAAAACCCGTTCCCAGATACCCGGCAAGTTAAACGATAACAAAGTCGACGAATAACCGTTACTCCTTGAAGCGCATGAGCTGACCGGCGGTGAATTCCCATTCCGGGGTGGAGAGTTTATCCCCGAACTCGGCGGGATACCACGGCAGGCCGCCGTACGCGC
Above is a genomic segment from Brevinematales bacterium containing:
- a CDS encoding response regulator transcription factor; amino-acid sequence: MDLMKERRWIIAMFSIFVFLSVALSAAVNTLFVTIEPEQNMTLMRFSVGTVVVFFPITLFILIGYTKMLRLYGKEHSGSKDQLIRKILSLPGFTSVLALLFNIFGFMTVVLLLFLSHNDLQKTTFFVCLLISIINAFIQSGFLYIILNHRCHRIFLEYSDSDDASIETLRIRMLRSNLLITSILTNGAPPVIILLAIFIYNNNQADPGKQVPIFLFFAIVAFVGIPAFIFQALYSRMAIDRIASPDSVIPEAISKIEFSKDVIRKYDISRREEDIIKMVARGLSNKDIAKELFISIFTVKNHLFHIYKKLDVKTRSQIPGKLNDNKVDE